One stretch of Akkermansiaceae bacterium DNA includes these proteins:
- a CDS encoding MotA/TolQ/ExbB proton channel family protein yields MLNEFQHTLNQGGPILWALILLGIGLYSILASTWLGLKKVKQELSGLDFQCDGRRHTIRQFATFELDRLAWVERRLPFIGVLAGAAPLAGLLGTVSGMLVTFSGLATSSAAAPIDKISVGISEALITTQAGLLIAIPAAFLLALLRKQTESTHAKLQQRLHHALIPATRPLTPAP; encoded by the coding sequence ATGCTCAACGAATTCCAACATACCCTGAACCAGGGAGGCCCCATTCTGTGGGCGCTGATCCTCCTGGGTATCGGACTCTACAGCATTCTTGCCTCCACCTGGCTCGGACTCAAAAAAGTAAAACAAGAGCTCTCCGGTCTCGATTTCCAATGTGATGGAAGACGTCACACCATCCGCCAGTTTGCCACCTTCGAGCTGGACCGGCTCGCCTGGGTGGAACGCCGGCTCCCATTTATCGGGGTCCTGGCAGGTGCGGCACCACTGGCTGGTCTGTTAGGGACCGTCTCGGGAATGCTGGTCACCTTTTCAGGTCTCGCAACCAGCAGCGCGGCGGCACCCATCGATAAAATCTCCGTCGGCATCTCGGAAGCCCTGATCACCACCCAGGCAGGTCTTCTCATCGCCATACCCGCCGCATTTCTGCTGGCTCTCCTCAGGAAACAAACCGAGTCGACCCACGCCAAGCTCCAACAGCGCCTCCACCACGCACTCATACCCGCCACCCGCCCCCTGACACCCGCCCCCTGA
- a CDS encoding biopolymer transporter ExbD has translation MRRFRHFTGNESASSEINISPLIDVVFILLIFFIVTTVFIEETGVDVNKPRAASAQDLEKNSILIAVTANGQVYQGGRSIGIDGVRSVVAAMLESDGTIPVIIQGDTQTDHGTIVKVIDAAKLAGAKTVNLATSK, from the coding sequence ATGCGCCGCTTCAGACATTTCACAGGAAACGAATCCGCATCATCGGAGATCAACATCTCGCCGCTGATAGATGTGGTCTTCATCCTGCTGATCTTTTTTATCGTCACCACCGTCTTCATCGAGGAAACGGGGGTCGATGTCAACAAACCCCGGGCCGCGTCAGCCCAGGACCTGGAGAAAAACTCCATCCTCATCGCCGTCACCGCCAATGGCCAGGTCTATCAAGGGGGCCGCAGCATCGGGATCGATGGCGTCCGCAGCGTTGTCGCCGCCATGCTCGAGTCCGACGGCACGATCCCCGTCATCATCCAAGGCGACACCCAGACCGACCATGGCACCATCGTAAAAGTCATCGACGCCGCCAAACTCGCCGGTGCCAAAACCGTCAACCTGGCAACGTCGAAGTAA
- a CDS encoding energy transducer TonB, producing MKLKSIILGIAMTAVLLSVLVATRLMVLSPLSPEFEIREIETVSLPEPPPPPPEEPVDEDIPPPPPPALADLAITPDLSQPALPVVNNQTKPQLAVDTFFTDQPPAPLPVVTRPTPRAVTKPRTQSPSPPTIRHAPPQPKSQYSLGELDKKPRLLRNPSVVFPSSIKGTNSGRVTVRVAILPSGRSQFVSVISTTHPALVPLAQRIANGSRFTPPTRQGQPVKAVMTWPIIIKK from the coding sequence ATGAAACTCAAATCCATCATCCTGGGAATTGCCATGACCGCTGTTTTGCTCAGCGTGCTGGTCGCTACGCGTCTGATGGTGCTTTCCCCGCTCAGCCCTGAGTTTGAAATCCGCGAGATCGAAACCGTCAGCCTGCCCGAGCCGCCGCCCCCACCTCCCGAGGAGCCGGTGGACGAGGACATCCCGCCACCACCGCCACCCGCCTTGGCCGACCTGGCGATTACCCCGGACCTCAGCCAACCGGCTCTCCCGGTGGTGAACAATCAAACCAAACCCCAGCTTGCCGTGGATACATTTTTTACCGACCAGCCACCGGCGCCACTTCCCGTCGTCACCCGGCCAACGCCGCGTGCCGTGACAAAACCCAGGACCCAATCCCCGTCACCACCAACGATCCGACACGCCCCCCCCCAACCAAAGTCCCAATACTCGCTTGGTGAACTCGATAAAAAACCGCGCCTGCTCCGCAACCCGTCGGTTGTTTTTCCCAGTAGCATCAAGGGGACTAACAGTGGTCGTGTTACCGTGCGCGTTGCCATCCTGCCGTCGGGTCGGAGTCAGTTTGTTTCCGTGATCTCTACCACCCACCCGGCACTGGTCCCGCTTGCGCAGCGGATTGCCAACGGCTCGCGGTTCACTCCACCCACCCGACAGGGACAGCCTGTGAAAGCGGTCATGACATGGCCTATCATCATCAAGAAATGA
- a CDS encoding tetratricopeptide repeat protein gives MSYSVISYQLLLISVLLTSLLSAAEPLPLSRDYWKDEAFLKSFNGSYRVNAQIEPVVTTAERGLLVSIQPLMAAGKRKEALEKLIGSPLVKTSAAIAYNAGNIQFELGELKEAAGHYQSALAIFPSFRRAHRNLGFVYARQDDWDKALKSLEEAIRLGDQDGATYGQLAYGRMHKEQYASALQAYRLAQLTQPESVDWKAGTAQCLQHLQRNEEALALLDEVITARPTETSYYLLQSSIYLSMDRSDDAITNLDLVRRMGEGKLDADNHLLLANLHLRAGSNQLARPVMMAALEMENKAPAAAALNALEFATQVRDWKLARDFSLALEKAYPEIKDAKLQQKQQRLTALIDIDSGEDPARGAKVLESLIKENPLDGESLLLLGRYRMTEKRYQEAEMLFQQAGRVEGHEYTSRIELAKAYVATSRYRDAVSQLDKALKIRPVEAIQTYRDAVYKLADAAE, from the coding sequence ATGAGTTATTCAGTGATCAGTTATCAGTTATTGCTTATCAGTGTGCTTCTGACTTCTCTGTTAAGTGCCGCCGAGCCGTTGCCTCTATCTCGGGACTACTGGAAAGACGAGGCGTTTTTGAAATCCTTTAACGGCTCTTATCGGGTCAATGCCCAGATTGAGCCTGTGGTGACTACTGCGGAACGCGGTCTGTTAGTTTCGATCCAACCGTTGATGGCTGCGGGTAAAAGAAAAGAGGCCTTGGAGAAACTCATAGGCAGCCCGCTGGTGAAAACATCGGCGGCGATTGCTTATAATGCAGGTAACATCCAGTTCGAACTCGGTGAGCTCAAGGAAGCGGCTGGCCACTACCAGTCGGCTCTTGCTATCTTCCCCAGCTTCCGGCGCGCCCACCGGAACCTGGGTTTTGTTTACGCCCGTCAAGACGACTGGGACAAGGCTCTGAAGTCGTTGGAGGAGGCCATCCGATTAGGTGATCAGGATGGCGCCACCTACGGCCAACTCGCATACGGCAGAATGCACAAGGAGCAATACGCGTCCGCTTTGCAGGCCTACCGCCTCGCCCAGTTAACCCAGCCTGAAAGCGTCGATTGGAAAGCCGGCACCGCGCAGTGCCTGCAACACCTACAGCGTAACGAGGAAGCTCTCGCGCTACTCGATGAGGTGATCACCGCCCGCCCGACCGAAACATCCTACTACCTGCTGCAGTCATCCATTTACCTATCGATGGATCGCAGCGATGATGCCATCACTAATCTCGATCTGGTCCGGAGAATGGGAGAGGGGAAACTGGATGCCGATAACCACCTTCTGTTAGCAAACTTGCACCTTCGTGCGGGAAGTAATCAACTTGCCCGACCAGTCATGATGGCTGCCTTGGAAATGGAGAACAAAGCACCTGCCGCCGCCGCATTGAATGCTCTCGAATTTGCTACACAAGTCCGCGATTGGAAACTTGCCCGCGACTTCTCACTTGCGCTCGAAAAAGCCTACCCCGAGATCAAGGACGCTAAACTCCAGCAGAAACAACAACGTCTTACCGCTCTCATCGATATCGATTCCGGAGAGGACCCTGCCCGTGGTGCCAAGGTTCTTGAATCTCTCATCAAAGAAAATCCACTCGATGGAGAGTCGTTGCTTTTACTCGGTCGCTATCGAATGACTGAAAAACGCTACCAGGAGGCAGAGATGCTTTTCCAGCAAGCGGGTCGGGTCGAAGGTCACGAATACACATCACGAATCGAGTTAGCCAAAGCCTATGTCGCTACTTCCCGATACCGCGATGCTGTTAGCCAACTCGACAAGGCTTTGAAAATCCGACCAGTCGAGGCCATCCAGACGTATCGCGATGCTGTTTACAAACTGGCGGACGCAGCGGAATAG